The Leptodactylus fuscus isolate aLepFus1 chromosome 5, aLepFus1.hap2, whole genome shotgun sequence genome segment ttggaacaaccaaaACCTGTCTGCCATAGAAGCCCTGCTCTCCTAATCTTATAAGTATCAAAAGGGAAACATTAAATATTTTTTCTTAATTAGATAttaagaaacaaaataaaaaagcagATACATTATTCCAATATCTTTATATCATAAATCACTTTAATGCAATTAATTATTTTACAATACAATCttgatattaaataataataataataataataataataataataataataataataataataataataataataattattattattattattattattattattattattattattattatttccagtaTTTTCTATTTATACGTTGGTTAAATTAAATAGATTGATAATTATAAatactttctattttctatttttttgtttattcagAGACTCTGATATATTTAATCACAGAAGCCTGGATCTCTTTGTTCcttagactgtatataatggggtttagAAGGGGGTAGAGTACAATAAAAATAAGGTTGACAAACTTATTAAAACTCAATAAACTTCCCCTGTTAGGTAGAGTATAGATTACAAACATGGAGACATAATAGATAGAAACCGCCACCAAGTGAGAGCTACAGGTGAAAAAAGTTTTTTGTCGACCGGACGTGGTGGAAATCCCAAAAATTGTGCGAAAAATATAGACATAGGAtaccattatacatgtgacattTATCAGAATGACGGGAACCGAGAGGAGAGTCATGTTAATGCTCATACCAGTGGTGTCTGTGCAAGAGAGTTCTGTTAATGGAGCAAAGTCACATAGGAAATAGTTAATATTGGAGTCACAGTAATCTAATTCTGCTAACAATGATAGTGATATGAATACAATGACATAGCTGATGACCCAGGAGGAGATGACCAGGGTGTATCTAAGCTTCACACTCATTATAGAGACATAATGGAGAGGTTTACATATGGCCAAGTACCGGTCATAGGACATGGACGTGAGCAAATAACTTTCTACGCAGACTGTTCCCCCATACAATTGAAACTGAGCTAAGCAATCAACATAAGGTATAGAACACCCTTCCTTGATGATAACCTCCAAAAACTTGGGAACAACACTTGTTATGAGGACGATGTCTGACAGAGCCAAATGTCCAAGGAAGAAATACATTGGAGACTGGAGACGTGGACTGGTGGACACCAGTGAAATGATCAAGAAGTTCTCACATACACTCATGACATACATGACGAGAATAATGGAGAAGAAAGTCAACTTGTAATCATTCAGCTCGGGGAATCCCACTAGAAAGAACTCAGTAAATTTGGTAAAGTTCACAGCCTCCGCCTTCATCTCTAGACGTTATATGAAGGAATCTCGTAAAGCGATACcaagaggagacatggaggaacGTGGCTTAGAAATTAGTCTTAGATACATCGAGAATTGTATTAGTTTTTTGTTAAAGTTTTTTTGTATTTGTCTCCAGGTAATGTCAGTCTTACGTCTAATTCCAGAGCACTTCAGAGACAGACTTGTATCGAGGGTTAATGCTTCTGAGAATATTTTCTGCAGAGAGACGTGAACTGGTTTCCTTTGAAAATGAGAATGGCTTAGAATattctgccctgtatatatgtaaGCCTGAACTCCCTGCAGGGGGGACAATTACAGATATTAGTCCATGGGGAAATATTATCTCTGAAGACATCGACAATTAGAGaggaaaaacaataataataataagtctcCGGGGATGTCTGGAAGGATTGAGTAGAACATAATAATAAATCCGATAAATATCTACAAGGTTTATATATCTGAAGTTTAGCagcaaatataatactaatataatactTGAAGAAGACttttctccacctccaccaatttgGACACTTTGTATCTGTAAATAGGTTTCACTCTACTAAttagaatttcttctctagctcccaccaatcctgagcaatcagtgcagttagttttggtgcctgatatgttaactACCTTActaatgtcaagtgggcggtatcAGTCAACCAAGGGGACGCAACTTAGACATGGAACACCCTTAATTGGAGTCTGAGTCACTCCCCCTTGCCTGTCCCTTCCTGACTCCACCTACTTGGCATTAAACATAATTATACCATATCAGGGACCAAAATGAGCTACTCTTAttgctctgtgtgtgtgtgtgttcttgGATCAGTGGATTGgcacctattaaccccttcctactgcAGTCAGGTTTagtcttaaatagagatgagcaagtagtactcaatcgagtaggtattcgatcgtatactacggtattcgaaatactcgtactcgatcaagtactactagctgttcgaagttaagattcgatgcagaaccagcgttgattggcagaatgcta includes the following:
- the LOC142202246 gene encoding olfactory receptor 6C3-like, encoding MKAEAVNFTKFTEFFLVGFPELNDYKLTFFSIILVMYVMSVCENFLIISLVSTSPRLQSPMYFFLGHLALSDIVLITSVVPKFLEVIIKEGCSIPYVDCLAQFQLYGGTVCVESYLLTSMSYDRYLAICKPLHYVSIMSVKLRYTLVISSWVISYVIVFISLSLLAELDYCDSNINYFLCDFAPLTELSCTDTTGMSINMTLLSVPVILINVTCIMVSYVYIFRTIFGISTTSGRQKTFFTCSSHLVAVSIYYVSMFVIYTLPNRGSLLSFNKFVNLIFIVLYPLLNPIIYSLRNKEIQASVIKYIRVSE